Genomic DNA from Comamonas antarctica:
CCAAACACGTGGGTGAGCAGGATGTCACGCGCCATGGCGCCCCCCACAAAGAACTCCATACCGGAAACAGCGGCGACGTCGCAAACCTGCCGCAATATCTGCTGGAGCAATGCATCGACAGGCCTGTCGGAGCGGACCTTAAGCATTTTCTAGAGTCTTCCACAGCGCGGCGGCTACTTCCTTGCTGCGACCATCCCGGCTTCCCATCAAGTCGGCATAGACCAATAAGGCAGGAGCGACCGCCGTATCGTTTGGCGAATGAGGGCTCCAGAACGCATCCAGTATTTCAACATCTCCTTGCGGATCTGGTCGCAGCCGATGCTCAACGATAAATCGCTGGCGCGGCAGCCAACTGTAGATGGTGGCCTCGATGGGCTGGATATAGCCGTCCATGCGGTGCGCCGCGGCCTCCCCGCCCCACACCGCATCGCCAGGCAACAGTTGAATATCTTGCCAATTCTTGTTGGAAACCATGGCGTATCTTTGTGGCTTGAGCTTGTGCCGCAATGCAACGGGATAGTGCTGCACCCACATGCGCGACAGTTCATCCACCGCCAGCAAACGACGGCGTTCACCACTGCCCGGGCTCAAGTGGCCCAGACGCTGCAGGTCTGCCAGCACCTTTCCGACGGAACCCAGGGCAACGCCTGCATGGACGGCAATATCGCGTTGGGGCTGCGAAACGAGATTCGGCTGCGTCAACAGAGTAAAAATGATGCGCAGTCCATTTGCCGTTCGCAGAGCACTGTGTTCATCGCCGGACGGGCTGGTCTTGGGCCTGGGATTGCCGGAAACAAACACGAAACGGCCAGGCACATCGATGTGTGCATTGCCGGCCATATCGATGAAATTCAAACCCTGCTTTTGGCATTCTTGCGCCAGTTGCTGCGAAACATAAGAGGTGACCAGTAAGGTCCGCTGGGAGATGTCCTGGGCATGTTCACGCAGGAACCGCAACGTTTCCAGCCGCTCCACTTTCCGTTTGACCTCAACGGCAAACACTTCGCTTTCGCCGTTGGAGAGTAGCAATCGCGCCACGGCATCTCCCCAAGGAGCAGTACTCCACTCCAAACTTTCAAGCTCCAGAGCAGCAAGCGCTTGGGTTGCTGCCAATGCCTGTTGAAGAATGTCTTGCTCGTTCATAGATGTCCAATGTTCACGAAACGTGAACAAGAATAATAAATGAACAAGGCTTCAAAGCACAATATTTTTCACGCTGAAATTTGCCACTCGAACCGTGCCGCCCTAGCGCGCTGCGCGCATATCGATCATCGATAAGCTTTGTTGTCGCATTGCCGGGGCTG
This window encodes:
- a CDS encoding type IV toxin-antitoxin system AbiEi family antitoxin; this translates as MNEQDILQQALAATQALAALELESLEWSTAPWGDAVARLLLSNGESEVFAVEVKRKVERLETLRFLREHAQDISQRTLLVTSYVSQQLAQECQKQGLNFIDMAGNAHIDVPGRFVFVSGNPRPKTSPSGDEHSALRTANGLRIIFTLLTQPNLVSQPQRDIAVHAGVALGSVGKVLADLQRLGHLSPGSGERRRLLAVDELSRMWVQHYPVALRHKLKPQRYAMVSNKNWQDIQLLPGDAVWGGEAAAHRMDGYIQPIEATIYSWLPRQRFIVEHRLRPDPQGDVEILDAFWSPHSPNDTAVAPALLVYADLMGSRDGRSKEVAAALWKTLENA